The DNA region CCAACCAAGTCTCTCCCCTGCCTGCCCTGATGACCCTATCTTGCTCACGTTTTGCACCCTCTGTGGTTATGACACTCCATATATTGCAATGCGGCATACTCCATTGTAAGTCCTCCAAATGCCCCATACCGTTTTGAAAACATGCTATATTCAGGGGCTTGGTCTTCAAGGCCTTTATTTCACGAATGACATCATGTACCGCCGTCTGCTTCACCATTAAAAGCAGCCATTCCCCAGGTAACTGTTCAGGTTGTGCTTGTCTTCGGGATAAGGCTTTAATCTCATCGGCTTGAATCAGGCTAGGAGGAATCTGTTTGATTCTTCCCCCCTCGATCACTTTAAAGCCTTCTCTATTCAGTTTCTCTGCCTGTTCAGCCGTTCTGGTCCAGAATCGAACCTCGTAACCAGCAGCAAGAAGTTTCCCTCCATATAAAAGACCCAGCGACCCTGCTCCTACAACGTCAATGATCATGCAGCATCCCTACCTCTGCTCAAAAAGTTCTTTCATATATAATAGAACAAAAACAGCAAACAAAAAACCCGTCATCCCTGCCGTTATATAACGAAGGTGTGACGGGCTTGATCTAAACAGAGAATCAAACACATTTTTTTGTTATTCAATTCGTTCCAGGTTTCCGTTGGCATCCATTTTGAATCTTGTTTTGAGTTCTTCTTCCTCTTCCGTCAAAAATGCAAGTCTGCGAGCGCGATCCATAATCTGAATCAGCGCTTTATAATCGTCGTTCACCACACGATAGTCTGTCTGCACTTCATTTACTTCCTTGGACAGCCGATCATTTTCGCAGCGGAGTTCATGAAGTTCATCCTCTTTTTCCCGCAGCTCCTTCTCAAGCATCTTAAGCTGGCGACTATTCTCCTGGGCTGTCCCCTTCCATTGACGCAAGAAACGAATTACGGCATCAATGGAAAGAGAGTCTTCCGAGATTCCATCTGTCTTGTACAGATTATCCTCTGTATCCAGTGTGGACAATGCTGCCACCTGTGGTCCAAGCAAAGCTGGCTGCTTGCGAAGATAGCTCCGTTTTTGACGTTGAGCCTTGGCATTGCTAATAGCAGACTCATACTTCTTACGAACACAACTGTTCCAGCGAAAACCGCAAGCGGCTGAAGTTCTGCCTATTTTTTCGCCTACCTCTTCAAAAGCAGCCAGTTGTGTGCTCCCTTCCCGAATATGACGCAAAGTAACCTCTGCCAAAATCAAATCGTCCTCTGTACTCCAAGCATCCTGTCTCACTGCAGTCATGCTATAATACCCTCCTAACAACATCCTAAAATAACCGTCCCCATGACCGATTTCCGGCCTGTGAATTAGGTATAAAAGCTGCTTCATTCATTCTTATGCCTCTCATAGAGTTCATAGAATTGATTTCATACTAAAATGTATTTCCACATTTAAGTCTACTCATACGTGACATATGCAAAACAGGCCATACTTTAATTCATTTCAACAAAAAAAGAATTCGCTTTCATATCCAATTTTGTTTACACCTTTTTCCTTTCCCGGTATAATGTTGTGTAGACAATCTATGATCGTACATAGGAGAGGAGGACTTACCGTGGCGCGCATGTTTCGGGTACTCGGGTTCTTCACGCTTGCGATTGGCCTGATGGCTTTTGCGGGAGACCTAGTCGAAATGGCTTTGCTTTTTTTCCTGCAGACTGCGTTTTTTGTCATTTTGGGATATTTGAAATTTACCGAACGAACGTACATATTGCTCTTCTGGGGTTATATGATCGTGACATTCACAGGGTTCAGCTACTGGACCGTATTCCAAATGGATTTGCCGCTCTAATCCGCCAGCAGCATCAAAGCGATCCGGCTACAGTCGGATTGCTTTTTTGTTATTCCAGATTAAATGATTGTTCTTTTATGTTATGTAACCACTAAGGATATTTCACATATTTGTTTCATATATTGTCTGAAAGAGATAGCCTGTACCTGAGATATTAACCGAGAGGAGAATGATTGGTGAAACACCGATACGGCATTCCTGCCTTCATCGTATGTATTATATTATTTATCCAACTGCCATCGACATATGCCTATGGAGAGTCTTCACCTCAGGATACTCATGAGATATTGCAAAAAAGTCTATCCATCGTTGAAATCGATCATGAAATCGAGCGGATTGGAGAAAGACAAAAACAGCTGGATGAACAGCGCCAAGCGTTGTCCTTACAGCTTCAGGAACAGGAAGAACAGATACATATTCAGCAAGATCGGGCAGGTGCTGTGGTAAGGTCCTACTATACTGGAGAGCGAGACAGTCTCTTGATGACTGTACTCGGAGCAAGATCTTTCAAAGACCTGTTTATTCTATTCGACTACTATCAGATCATCATGGGAAGGGATCAGGCTGTACTGGACAAGTACCAGGATCGATACCGCAGCTTGCAACAAACGTCCTCACAGATTAGTCAGACCCGTTCAGAATTGTCTGAACTAAAAATCAATCTTCAGCATCAACGGGAACGTGTACTTGTATTGCAGAAAGAGGTAGATGGAAAAGTAGCCGCCAGCGGGGATGCTGCGGTCATGCAAAAATTGATGGATGAGCTAACCAGCTATTGGGAGAATATCGGCATATATGAGGTCAAGCGCTACTTCAAAGCATTGGCAGCTGCCATGCAGAACCTGCCACAGTTCATTCAG from Paenibacillus sp. JNUCC-31 includes:
- a CDS encoding RsfA family transcriptional regulator; protein product: MTAVRQDAWSTEDDLILAEVTLRHIREGSTQLAAFEEVGEKIGRTSAACGFRWNSCVRKKYESAISNAKAQRQKRSYLRKQPALLGPQVAALSTLDTEDNLYKTDGISEDSLSIDAVIRFLRQWKGTAQENSRQLKMLEKELREKEDELHELRCENDRLSKEVNEVQTDYRVVNDDYKALIQIMDRARRLAFLTEEEEELKTRFKMDANGNLERIE
- a CDS encoding coiled-coil domain-containing protein; the protein is MKHRYGIPAFIVCIILFIQLPSTYAYGESSPQDTHEILQKSLSIVEIDHEIERIGERQKQLDEQRQALSLQLQEQEEQIHIQQDRAGAVVRSYYTGERDSLLMTVLGARSFKDLFILFDYYQIIMGRDQAVLDKYQDRYRSLQQTSSQISQTRSELSELKINLQHQRERVLVLQKEVDGKVAASGDAAVMQKLMDELTSYWENIGIYEVKRYFKALAAAMQNLPQFIQEQNGGISTTGKTYTIRIGQDELNTFLRSQNPIFEDFAFEFEKDRITASGQRDQLQLSIEGHYTVENEPQNSIRFHVDKLVFNQLELPDTTRHMLEREFDLGFYPQKILSFVKATEVSTSEGILEVKLAISF
- a CDS encoding DUF2626 domain-containing protein, with protein sequence MARMFRVLGFFTLAIGLMAFAGDLVEMALLFFLQTAFFVILGYLKFTERTYILLFWGYMIVTFTGFSYWTVFQMDLPL